CAGAGGCACGACCGGTGCTATCGGAGGATTGACCACGGGTGCACTAGAAGGAGGCAGAGAAGGATTTAAGGAAGATGTGGAGTCGATCAACAAGGTTAACAATTGGGTAAAAGATAATCAGGGGGTAATCAGCAAGGCTGATAATTGGGTAAAAGATAATCTTTGGTAGTATTTTAAGAGGTAAATAAAAACAAAATGGGGCGTTTCTCTAAAAGGAACGTCCTATTTTGTTGTAATTTCCAAAACATTTACTTGATTTGGCTTTTTATCCACGGTATACTTTTTAACACATTGCCCTGTCGTCTAATGGTAGGACACAAGATTCTGGATCTTGTTATCATGGTTCGAGTCCATGCGGGGCAGAAATAGTTTTAAAAATTTATTGACAAATAAAATATACTGAAGTAAACTTTTTTTAAAGAAGAACAGGTTCTCATACCGGGCAGAATTTAGACAGTAGCGAAAGCTACGGGACTTCTCTTGTTTTTAAACATTTTAAAAGGATCCCAAAATATGAGAACTGGCGTCTTCTTTTTTTATTGCGATTTTTCAGCGTGGCCTTCCGAAAAGTTCTCATCTGAATCTTATCCAGCCTTTTTAAGTTTAATAAATAGCTTTGTAAGAAATCAAAAACACAGATGAATATCTGGTCCAACCTTTTCTATAAATACCGTAAATTCTGGAAAGCACTGAAATTATATTTATTGCTTGCTGGTCCGGGTATTATTGTAATGATTGCCGATAATGATGCCGGTGGTATTACAACGTATGCCGTAACCGGGGCTAAATATAAATATCATCTGCTTTGGTTTCTTATTCTTCTAGGCCCGATTGCTTATTTTGTCCAGGAAATGACCGTCCGCTTGGGAACCGTAACTAAGCGCGGTCATGCTGAAGCTATTTTTCATTCTTTCGGACCTTTGTGGGGATGGTTTTCCTTACTAGATTTGGTTTTAACAGATTGGCTGACTTTGGTTACAGAATTTATTGGAATGACGGCAGCCATGAGCATTTTTCACATTCCACCGGTAATAACCGTAATCGTCGTATGCATAATAATGGGTGGAATGGTTATTCAGGGCCGTTACTGGACATGGGAAAAAATTGTCATGGTTTTTTGCGCTGTTAATTTGGTCTATATTCCTGCTGCCTTCATAGTGCATCCCTCGGTTAAAGATATTCTTTATAATAGTGTAATCCCGCATTTTCCTCCCGGTGGTTTTAATAATGAGATTTTCTTTATGTTGATGGCTAATATCGGGACTACCATTGCCCCTTGGATGATATTCTTTCAACAAAGTGCCGTTGTAGACAAGAACATGAAAGAAAAAGACATGGGGTGGGGTAAACTCGATACCGCTCTGGGCTCACTTTTTACTGTACTGGTTGCAGTTTTTATTATTATCGTTACCGGAACTGTATTGTTTGGTCAAAATATCGAAAGCGCAGCTCAAGCTGCAATTCAGCTCATGAACGTAAATAAGAATCTTGGGACGCTTTTAGCCATTGGACTTTTTGATGCTGGGTTATTGGGAGCTATTTGTATTTCTCTAGCTAGTTCATGGGCATTTGGCGAGGTTTTTGGCTGGGCGCATTCATTAAATCACAAGATCAAAGAAGCTCCGTGGTTTTACGCATTTTATTTTTTCGCTTTAGTTACGGCCGGAACAGTAGTTTTAATCCCCGGTGCTCCGCTAGTTTTAATTACACTCTTTGTTCAGGTAATCGCGGTTACTTTACTGCCTGCGGCGCTTGTTTTCTTAATCCTGCTTCTTAATGATGAAGGGACGATGGGTAAATTCAAGAATACATTGCTTCAGAATACCGTTAATATTTCGATAGTAGCAGGTATAATTATTTTATCAACCTTATACGGAATCAGTGCGTTATTTCCGAATATTTTTAAGTAACCTTTTGCAGGAGATAAATATGGGATTATCCTCAAATAGCTTTATTTTTAACCATATAAAAAAGTTTTTTAGTGATACATTTTCTGCGATTCATGCAATTAATACCAAATATGCTACTCCGCAATTAAGGACAAGTAGGGCAGTAAAAATTGCTTTATTG
This genomic stretch from Candidatus Omnitrophota bacterium harbors:
- a CDS encoding divalent metal cation transporter; the protein is MNIWSNLFYKYRKFWKALKLYLLLAGPGIIVMIADNDAGGITTYAVTGAKYKYHLLWFLILLGPIAYFVQEMTVRLGTVTKRGHAEAIFHSFGPLWGWFSLLDLVLTDWLTLVTEFIGMTAAMSIFHIPPVITVIVVCIIMGGMVIQGRYWTWEKIVMVFCAVNLVYIPAAFIVHPSVKDILYNSVIPHFPPGGFNNEIFFMLMANIGTTIAPWMIFFQQSAVVDKNMKEKDMGWGKLDTALGSLFTVLVAVFIIIVTGTVLFGQNIESAAQAAIQLMNVNKNLGTLLAIGLFDAGLLGAICISLASSWAFGEVFGWAHSLNHKIKEAPWFYAFYFFALVTAGTVVLIPGAPLVLITLFVQVIAVTLLPAALVFLILLLNDEGTMGKFKNTLLQNTVNISIVAGIIILSTLYGISALFPNIFK